From the genome of Mya arenaria isolate MELC-2E11 chromosome 5, ASM2691426v1:
TGATAGAAGTGAGAGCTCCATACCGTTGTTGCTATTGTAGTTGAGATTATTGCAGCAGTTGGTGCTTTCGTTGTCCCACCAAATGGCGTTACTATACCGGGCTTAAACGGTGTCGTCGTGTTCGTTGTTGCTAGAGTTTTAAATATACCATTGCATAAAACGCATTCATTACGTCCCATCCTATATTCCATAGTACGTCACCGATACGATACATTAGGATATTCAATTGTTGTTTCAGTTACAGAAATGCCCCTTTCTTCATACATGAATAATGCGGCTAATCTATGTTGATATTTCTTCTCCAATTtctttgataataatttttgttttgagcCTGGGCCGAGTTTGCAATACCTTTATAAGTGgcaaataaaatgtgaatgttaaaagctgcactctcacagatggatcgttttgacatttttttatatattttatatattttttgtctgggaatgagccatttttttgcgtaaatgtctggaaaccggtgaaaaatgacgttttatgacaaaaagcgttactaacgctttaaagctgcactctcacagatataccgtttttacaacttttttattttttgtcttggaaagagcaactatttgcgtaaatatctgcaaaccaattataaaagattgctgacaaaagatttgatcgcagtttttcatatttccgttcgaaaattaaggttaataacggtttaagaaaaatgcataaaacattggctcgttccaagtcaaaaataaaaaagttgtcaagacatttaatctgtgagagggcagctttaagaaaattgagTTTTCAGCAGTTTTCTAAATAATTGAGATCTATTCTTTAGTGtgctgtcttatataactgaattGATGGCATTGACGCCCAAATCAGTTTATTCtgagacaataaaataaaattaaagtaaaaatctgtgagattgcagctttaaaaaatgcaGTCCATTTATGATCATATTCAATTGAAAGCCTTAGACATACAACgtcataaataaacaataaagcTCCCGGCTATAGACGATTTGGACCAAAGTTGATTATAGAAATTAGAAAGTAAGtaagtaaaaatagaaaaaagcaAACGTTTTGCCCAGCGAATATGTCAAATTACCTGTCCCGCTGTCGTCAAGGTAACAGCCGTTGACATCAAACCTCAGCGCAATATGCTTCTCCCAGCCCATAGGAACGATGCGGATACCCTTGGCGAATACTGGACAGCCGAAATCGTTACTCTCAATTGTGTCACCATCCGAGTTCCCTCCAAAAACctggaatgaaaaaaatgaatgaatcaatTTTCGTAGAAACgctttagtttttattgttcaGCAGATTAACCTCATGAAATTTAGTCTAAAGATATGTCTTATTTATTTGGGCGGATTATTTCATTGCGTCTTTTTTATGGGTAAATGGGTGCCAAAATGCATTTTCGTTTCGCtactttaagcattttcttGCCGGACACGCCTCGATAAGGGAAAAACACGAGGTGGCAGAAATCAGCCACCATACTTACTACACGTGTGAAATTACAAAGGCAAGATAAAGCGcatgttaaatacatgtatggaaaatatatcatacttttaataaaacatctcATATAAAGGTGATGATATTCTACATGTAGGTACGGTGGCGTAGAGGTGACAACGTGCTATTTTTCTTATCTCGATTGAACGACTTAGTAACTCTTTAAAACGACTTAGTAACTCTTTAAAACGACTTAGtaactcgtttaaacgacttacgTATATCGTCCCTCTATTTAGGCATtacgagattttctgacattgttaaagtgcagtaattcatagATATTTTATGCTAGTTGGTAGGAGggacccctttgataaatctgaagaaaaaaaaatgttttaggttaaatgtcactaaattttgtacaggtcaaatgacaccaaagaagaagctcattcccaccaaatcactgtggCTAAAACGACATCATTGGCCAATCAGAATCGCATAATATTATCACTCAAATTCGCGACATTGTAAACATGGCTAAGGCAAGAGCCGTTCTTCGTGCATGTTTACGTGCGGTTATTAGGCGATTCTGATTGGACGAACTATCGGTCATACTTAAATCTTAATATGCAGATTAACAACAGTGATACTATGTTTCAAGGAGGATACGGCAGATTACAAATGGTAGCTAACCTTTTCCACCCCTATGTCGTCGTTGACTGTCTGCCACGTGCTCCCATCCTCAGTGTACTCGACCTTGAACAGCGTCACGTGGTCGGTACCTTGGTTACGGCCTTGGGTAAACACACCATTCACCATAGTGACGTCATCAAACATAACCTAGAATAAGGTGCTCtgataaattcaatataaatcatAACTGTTAttgtaaatgcatgtaaatCTGACGATAAAATCCGATCTGTGGACTTCACTAACCTATCCTCGGGCCATTCCGTACACTCGATTTGTCACAAGACCTAGAAGAATATATATTGACTAAGTAAGGGTATTTTGGAAAGGGATGGCCGAAATTCCCGACTGTGTATTTccgttttgttaaaattataaagaaCGTTATACACCAGTCTATTGTAACCACGAACCCGGCAACGCGTTCAGTAAAcatgtttgcggcgaacgtttgctgtttgatTTCCCGCTTTACGTGTATGGGCTGCGTTGCAActgggatacaaaacaaaacgtttgcgagcgctttgtaaacgctcgccttactgaacgcactgcaggtctggggaatagcggggacttcgACTTTCGGTTTAGCAAATccctgggggcgtggttacaattaactggtacATTATACTcgtaaatgaaacacatttcaaCCTGTATATGCTCCCCATTGTTATCCCCAGCCGGAGCCCAAGCACCCATGGAGACGGAGCCATTGCCCAGGGCCACCTCCGTGGTATTGAGCCGCCCGTTAGGAGGATGTCCGGTGAGTGTGGGGTCGGATTTGTAACTTGTGGCGGTTATGTGGTCATCTGGAACGGACTTCAGCAACTTGTCATTGCAAAGGGTGTCCAGTCCTGAATTGTATTTGCTGTATATGATAAAAACTATCGATTTGGTAGTAACAAAGGATACATATCTGTTCTCTTACAGGATTGTATACGACCTGCCCTGCGTTCAGTGCGCTGCGATGttgcaataatacacatattcggaactcctcggcctttttaaattgaaaacaacatcggatgaaTATCGACGGTATCAGAGTGGACGGTTTACAGTGGCATtgatctttacatttaactacgctctAAGTAGATCGCGAAGTAATTTCTATCTAGCAGTTAAGTTTAGTGACTTTACTCATGTGAATCTTagttatttatgcaaaattacaCATCAGTGACAATcga
Proteins encoded in this window:
- the LOC128235426 gene encoding lactadherin-like, whose translation is MATGLRLIVWVLFVVRDVYGLDTLCNDKLLKSVPDDHITATSYKSDPTLTGHPPNGRLNTTEVALGNGSVSMGAWAPAGDNNGEHIQVMFDDVTMVNGVFTQGRNQGTDHVTLFKVEYTEDGSTWQTVNDDIGVEKVFGGNSDGDTIESNDFGCPVFAKGIRIVPMGWEKHIALRFDVNGCYLDDSGTATTNTTTPFKPGIVTPFGGTTKAPTALSLLSIFTWGIIYLVSLSSASSTTTRTTVRTTKTTTTPKTTTTTTAYVFHPGILDPFGAVPSLIG